Proteins co-encoded in one Sander vitreus isolate 19-12246 chromosome 9, sanVit1, whole genome shotgun sequence genomic window:
- the exoc1 gene encoding exocyst complex component 1 isoform X1, with protein MTAIKHALQRDIFTPNDERLLGIVNVCKAGKKKKNCFLCATVSTERPVQVKVVKVKKSDKGDFYKRQQTWELRDLTEVDAKDASKENPEFDLHFEKVYRWLASSTAEKNSFISCIWKLNQRYLRKKVEFVNVSSQLLEESVPSGESQSVAGGDEDALDDYQELSTREEQDIEGMMEMCEYAISNAEAFAEQLSRELQVLDGANIQSIMASEKQVNILMQLLDEALGEVDTIEGKLSSYEEMLQSVKEQMDQISQSNRLIQISNTNNVKLLDEIQFLVNYMDLSKGHVRALQEGDLTSPKGIEACINASEALLQCMNVALRPGHDKLMAVTQQQLLFAELRDTFARRLTNHLNNVFVHQGHDQSSTLVQHTAEMSLPKHSPLHRDLLRYAKLMEWLKNTHREKYEGLSRTYVDYMSRLYEREIKDFFEVAKIKMAGTTKEAKGKFATLPRKESALKQETESLHGSSGKLTGSTSSLNKLTVQGSNSRRSQSSSLLDMGNMSASDLDVADRTKFDKIFEQVLSELEPLCLAEQDFISKFFKLQQHPTVTPPLAQPETEEADGSTPSRMPPQAEHRHSMSSEKDIVRLMMNKIFQSIETELNSLIALGDKIDSFNSLYMLVKMSHHVWTAENVDPASYLSTTLGNVLVTVKRNFDKCISGQIRQMEEVKISKKSKVGILLFVTAFEEFAELAETIFRNAERRGDLDKAYVKLIRAVFVNVEKVANESQKTPRDVVMMENFHHIFSTLSRLKISCLDAERREAKHKYTDHLQSYVINSLGQPLEKLNHFFEGVEARVAQGVREEEVSYQLAFNKQELRKVIKEYPGKEVKKGLDNLYKKVDKHLCEEESLLQVVWHSMQDEFIRQYKHFEDLIGRCYPGSGITMDFTIQDMLEYFSSIAQSH; from the exons ATGACAGCCATCAAGCATGCTCTCCAGAGGGACATCTTCACACCCAACGATGAGCGTCTCCTGGGTATTGTTAATGTCTGCAAGGCcgggaagaaaaagaagaactgCTTCTTGTGTGCGACAG TTTCTACAGAGAGGCCTGTCCAGGTTAAAGTGGTTAAGGTGAAGAAATCTGACAAAGGGGACTTTTACAAACGACAGCAGACATGGGAGCTCCGAGATCTGACAGAAGTCGATGCCAAAGATGCAAGCAAG GAAAATCCTGAGTTTGATCTTCACTTTGAGAAGGTGTACCGCTGGCTGGCCAGCAGTACAGCTGAAAAAAACTCCTTCATCTCGTGCATTTGGAAGCTGAACCAGCGATACCTGAGGAAGAAGGTGGAGTTTGTGAATGTCAGTTCTCAGCTGCTGGAAG AATCTGTGCCGAGTGGCGAGAGTCAGAGCGTTGCCGGGGGCGATGAAGACGCTCTTGACGACTACCAGGAGCTGAGCACCCGTGAAGAGCAGGACATTGAGGGCATGATGGAGATGTGCGAGTACGCCATCTCCAACGCCGAGGCTTTCGCCGAGCAGCTCTCCAGGGAGCTGCAGGTTCTAGATGGG GCCAACATCCAGTCCATCATGGCGTCCGAGAAGCAGGTCAACATCCTGATGCAGCTGCTGGACGAGGCGCTGGGCGAGGTGGACACCATCGAGGGAAAGCTGAGCAGCTACGAGGAGATGCTCCAGAGCGTCAAGGAGCAAATGGACCAGATCTCCCAGAGCAACCGCCTCATCCAGATCAGCAACACCAACAACGTCAAACTGCTGGATGAGATCCAGTTCTTAGTG AACTACATGGACCTGTCAAAGGGACACGTCAGAGCCTTGCAGGAGGGAGACCTGACCTCCCCTAAAGGCATTGAGGCCTGCATCAATGCCTCCGAAGCTCTTCTGCAGTGCATGAACGTGGCCCTCCGACCAG GCCACGACAAGCTGATGGCTGTGACCCAGCAACAGCTCCTGTTCGCTGAGCTGAGAGACACCTTCGCTCGCCGCCTCACCAATCACCTCAACAATGTGTTTGTTCACCAG GGCCACGACCAGAGCTCCACCCTGGTGCAGCACACAGCCGAGATGAGCCTGCCCAAACACAGCCCCCTCCATAGGGACCTGCTGCGCTACGCCAAGCTCATGGAGTGGCTGAAGAACACCCACAGGGAGAAGTACGAGGGCCTGTCAAGG ACCTACGTTGACTACATGAGCAGATTGTATGAACGAGAAATCAAAGACTTCTTTGAGGTTGCCAAGATAAAGATGGCGGGTACAACCAAGGAGGCCAAGGGCAAGTTCG CCACGCTTCCGCGGAAAGAGAGTGCACTCAAACAGGAAACCGAAA GCCTTCATGGCAGCTCTGGGAAGCTGACAGGCTCTACCTCAAGCCTGAACAAGCTGACAGTGCAGGGCTCCAACAGCCGGCGTTCCCAGTCTTCCTCACTGCTGGACATGGGCAACATGTCCGCCTCCGACCTGGACGTGGCTGACAGGACCAAGTTTGACAAG ATATTTGAGCAGGTCCTCAGTGAGCTGGAGCCTCTGTGTCTCGCAGAACAAGATTTCATCAGCAAGTTCTTCAAGCTGCAGCAGCACCCGACCGTTACGCCCCCTCTTGCTCAG CCCGAAACAGAGGAAGCAGATGGAAGCACGCCGTCAAGAATGCCTCCCCAGGCTGAACACAGACACTCCATGTCATCTGA GAAAGACATTGTGCGGCTGATGATGAATAAGATCTTCCAGAGCATCGAGACGGAGCTCAACAGTCTCATCGCTCTGGGCGACAAGATTGACAGCTTCAACTCTCTCTACATGCTGGTGAAGATGAGTCACCATGTGTGGACAGCTGAGAACGTTGACCCGGCCTCTTACCTCAGCACTACTTTGGGCAATGTGCTTGTCACTGTCAAGAGAAACTTTGACAAATGCATT TCTGGTCAGATCAGACAGATGGAGGAAGTGAAGATTTCTAAGAAAAGCAAAGTTGGTATCCTGCTTTTTGTCACTGCGTTTGAGGAGTTTGCTGAGCTGGCTGAAACAATCTTCCGTAATGCAGAGCGCCGAGGGGACCTGGATAAAGCTTACGTCAAACTCATCAGAGCTGTCTTCGTGAATG TGGAGAAGGTAGCCAATGAAAGCCAGAAGACGCCACGGGATGTTGTGATGATGGAGAATTTCCACCACATCTTTTCCACACTGTCGCGTCTAAAGATCTCCTGCCTGGACGCAGAGAGGCGAGAGgccaaacacaaatacacagaccaTCTGCAGTCCTATGTAATCAACTCTCTGGGCCAGCCTCTAGAAAAACTCAAT CATTTCTTTGAAGGAGTTGAGGCCCGTGTAGCTCAGGGCGTTCGTGAGGAGGAGGTGAGCTACCAGCTGGCCTTCAACAAACAAGAGCTGCGCAAAGTTATCAAAGAATATCCTGGCAAAGAGGTGAAAAAGGGACTTGACAACCTTTACAAGAAGGTGGACAAACATCTGTGTGAAGAAGAAAGTCTGCTACAG GTGGTGTGGCACTCCATGCAAGACGAGTTCATCCGTCAGTACAAGCACTTTGAAGATTTGATCGGCAGATGCTACCCTGGATCTGGAATCACCATGGACTTTACCATCCAGGACATGTTGGAGTACTTCTCCAGCATTGCTCAGTCCCattag
- the exoc1 gene encoding exocyst complex component 1 isoform X2, which translates to MTAIKHALQRDIFTPNDERLLGIVNVCKAGKKKKNCFLCATVSTERPVQVKVVKVKKSDKGDFYKRQQTWELRDLTEVDAKDASKENPEFDLHFEKVYRWLASSTAEKNSFISCIWKLNQRYLRKKVEFVNVSSQLLEESVPSGESQSVAGGDEDALDDYQELSTREEQDIEGMMEMCEYAISNAEAFAEQLSRELQVLDGANIQSIMASEKQVNILMQLLDEALGEVDTIEGKLSSYEEMLQSVKEQMDQISQSNRLIQISNTNNVKLLDEIQFLVNYMDLSKGHVRALQEGDLTSPKGIEACINASEALLQCMNVALRPGHDKLMAVTQQQLLFAELRDTFARRLTNHLNNVFVHQGHDQSSTLVQHTAEMSLPKHSPLHRDLLRYAKLMEWLKNTHREKYEGLSRTYVDYMSRLYEREIKDFFEVAKIKMAGTTKEAKGKFGLHGSSGKLTGSTSSLNKLTVQGSNSRRSQSSSLLDMGNMSASDLDVADRTKFDKIFEQVLSELEPLCLAEQDFISKFFKLQQHPTVTPPLAQPETEEADGSTPSRMPPQAEHRHSMSSEKDIVRLMMNKIFQSIETELNSLIALGDKIDSFNSLYMLVKMSHHVWTAENVDPASYLSTTLGNVLVTVKRNFDKCISGQIRQMEEVKISKKSKVGILLFVTAFEEFAELAETIFRNAERRGDLDKAYVKLIRAVFVNVEKVANESQKTPRDVVMMENFHHIFSTLSRLKISCLDAERREAKHKYTDHLQSYVINSLGQPLEKLNHFFEGVEARVAQGVREEEVSYQLAFNKQELRKVIKEYPGKEVKKGLDNLYKKVDKHLCEEESLLQVVWHSMQDEFIRQYKHFEDLIGRCYPGSGITMDFTIQDMLEYFSSIAQSH; encoded by the exons ATGACAGCCATCAAGCATGCTCTCCAGAGGGACATCTTCACACCCAACGATGAGCGTCTCCTGGGTATTGTTAATGTCTGCAAGGCcgggaagaaaaagaagaactgCTTCTTGTGTGCGACAG TTTCTACAGAGAGGCCTGTCCAGGTTAAAGTGGTTAAGGTGAAGAAATCTGACAAAGGGGACTTTTACAAACGACAGCAGACATGGGAGCTCCGAGATCTGACAGAAGTCGATGCCAAAGATGCAAGCAAG GAAAATCCTGAGTTTGATCTTCACTTTGAGAAGGTGTACCGCTGGCTGGCCAGCAGTACAGCTGAAAAAAACTCCTTCATCTCGTGCATTTGGAAGCTGAACCAGCGATACCTGAGGAAGAAGGTGGAGTTTGTGAATGTCAGTTCTCAGCTGCTGGAAG AATCTGTGCCGAGTGGCGAGAGTCAGAGCGTTGCCGGGGGCGATGAAGACGCTCTTGACGACTACCAGGAGCTGAGCACCCGTGAAGAGCAGGACATTGAGGGCATGATGGAGATGTGCGAGTACGCCATCTCCAACGCCGAGGCTTTCGCCGAGCAGCTCTCCAGGGAGCTGCAGGTTCTAGATGGG GCCAACATCCAGTCCATCATGGCGTCCGAGAAGCAGGTCAACATCCTGATGCAGCTGCTGGACGAGGCGCTGGGCGAGGTGGACACCATCGAGGGAAAGCTGAGCAGCTACGAGGAGATGCTCCAGAGCGTCAAGGAGCAAATGGACCAGATCTCCCAGAGCAACCGCCTCATCCAGATCAGCAACACCAACAACGTCAAACTGCTGGATGAGATCCAGTTCTTAGTG AACTACATGGACCTGTCAAAGGGACACGTCAGAGCCTTGCAGGAGGGAGACCTGACCTCCCCTAAAGGCATTGAGGCCTGCATCAATGCCTCCGAAGCTCTTCTGCAGTGCATGAACGTGGCCCTCCGACCAG GCCACGACAAGCTGATGGCTGTGACCCAGCAACAGCTCCTGTTCGCTGAGCTGAGAGACACCTTCGCTCGCCGCCTCACCAATCACCTCAACAATGTGTTTGTTCACCAG GGCCACGACCAGAGCTCCACCCTGGTGCAGCACACAGCCGAGATGAGCCTGCCCAAACACAGCCCCCTCCATAGGGACCTGCTGCGCTACGCCAAGCTCATGGAGTGGCTGAAGAACACCCACAGGGAGAAGTACGAGGGCCTGTCAAGG ACCTACGTTGACTACATGAGCAGATTGTATGAACGAGAAATCAAAGACTTCTTTGAGGTTGCCAAGATAAAGATGGCGGGTACAACCAAGGAGGCCAAGGGCAAGTTCG GCCTTCATGGCAGCTCTGGGAAGCTGACAGGCTCTACCTCAAGCCTGAACAAGCTGACAGTGCAGGGCTCCAACAGCCGGCGTTCCCAGTCTTCCTCACTGCTGGACATGGGCAACATGTCCGCCTCCGACCTGGACGTGGCTGACAGGACCAAGTTTGACAAG ATATTTGAGCAGGTCCTCAGTGAGCTGGAGCCTCTGTGTCTCGCAGAACAAGATTTCATCAGCAAGTTCTTCAAGCTGCAGCAGCACCCGACCGTTACGCCCCCTCTTGCTCAG CCCGAAACAGAGGAAGCAGATGGAAGCACGCCGTCAAGAATGCCTCCCCAGGCTGAACACAGACACTCCATGTCATCTGA GAAAGACATTGTGCGGCTGATGATGAATAAGATCTTCCAGAGCATCGAGACGGAGCTCAACAGTCTCATCGCTCTGGGCGACAAGATTGACAGCTTCAACTCTCTCTACATGCTGGTGAAGATGAGTCACCATGTGTGGACAGCTGAGAACGTTGACCCGGCCTCTTACCTCAGCACTACTTTGGGCAATGTGCTTGTCACTGTCAAGAGAAACTTTGACAAATGCATT TCTGGTCAGATCAGACAGATGGAGGAAGTGAAGATTTCTAAGAAAAGCAAAGTTGGTATCCTGCTTTTTGTCACTGCGTTTGAGGAGTTTGCTGAGCTGGCTGAAACAATCTTCCGTAATGCAGAGCGCCGAGGGGACCTGGATAAAGCTTACGTCAAACTCATCAGAGCTGTCTTCGTGAATG TGGAGAAGGTAGCCAATGAAAGCCAGAAGACGCCACGGGATGTTGTGATGATGGAGAATTTCCACCACATCTTTTCCACACTGTCGCGTCTAAAGATCTCCTGCCTGGACGCAGAGAGGCGAGAGgccaaacacaaatacacagaccaTCTGCAGTCCTATGTAATCAACTCTCTGGGCCAGCCTCTAGAAAAACTCAAT CATTTCTTTGAAGGAGTTGAGGCCCGTGTAGCTCAGGGCGTTCGTGAGGAGGAGGTGAGCTACCAGCTGGCCTTCAACAAACAAGAGCTGCGCAAAGTTATCAAAGAATATCCTGGCAAAGAGGTGAAAAAGGGACTTGACAACCTTTACAAGAAGGTGGACAAACATCTGTGTGAAGAAGAAAGTCTGCTACAG GTGGTGTGGCACTCCATGCAAGACGAGTTCATCCGTCAGTACAAGCACTTTGAAGATTTGATCGGCAGATGCTACCCTGGATCTGGAATCACCATGGACTTTACCATCCAGGACATGTTGGAGTACTTCTCCAGCATTGCTCAGTCCCattag
- the nmu gene encoding neuromedin-U produces the protein MRTFQSQNQPAQRGASSCLPSLSSSSSSSSAVSPLSTASVTLTALLILTIPVCKSAPAELRQATTDQLLSQIDAVCSSYLSTDLKFWASDILGELCVLMLVQKSKELKVRENSKRTSQLHPLLRLVSQLRREKGLSMRAAFQGPGGIQNRGYFLYRPRNGRRSLEYE, from the exons atgcGGACCTTCCAGAGCCAGAATCAGCCTGCGCAGCGCGGAGCCTCCAGCTGCCTGCCcagcctcagcagcagcagcagcagcagcagcgccgtgAGTCCCCTCAGCACGGCCAGCGTCACCCTCACAGCCCTGCTCATCCTCACCATCCCAGTCTGCAAAA GTGCTCCAGCAGAACTTCGGCAAGCTACAACAGATCAACTACTCAGCCAG ATAGACGCTGTGTGCTCATCCTACCTTTCTACAGACCTGAAGTTTTGG GCATCTGATATCTTAGGAGAACTCTGTGTCTTGATGCTGGTTCAGAAGTCAAAG GAGTTAAAAGTGCGAGAAAATAGTAAAAGG aCCTCTCAGTTGCACCCTCTCCTGCGTCTAGTTTCTCAACTCAGAAGAGAGAAAGGACTCTCAATGCGC GCTGCTTTCCAGGGACCTGGCGGAATCCAGAACAGAGGTTACTTCCTCTATCGG CCACGAAATGGAAGACGATCCTTAGAATATGAGTAA